A genomic stretch from Aedes albopictus strain Foshan chromosome 2, AalbF5, whole genome shotgun sequence includes:
- the LOC115258807 gene encoding uncharacterized protein LOC115258807 — protein sequence MEWFSRLKKLAANCDFGLRRGPLFEQRGLLDVHKIQQGAEKKQCKSDSRCFACERGDHDFRKCKYNNSVCKLCDKKGHLAKVCPTKESEQPKEKKKPYGQKRGPRISHLWINKLEPTSGSVMVGISVNGCPVRFEVDTGSPVNAISKDLYDHLFSVIPLNTDLREEFVCYNGSGFRAVDTFEAELRYKEHMSKEKLYVFEGTRQPLFGRPTMCRWNLKIDCHISEKKVDCKQ from the exons ATGGAATGGTTCTCGAGGTTGAAGAAGCTAGCAGCCAATTGCGATTTTGGGCTGCGCCGTGGTCCACTATTCGAACAA CGTGGCCTTTTGGACGTGCACAAGATTCAGCAAGGTGCGGAGAAGAAGCAGTGCAAAAGTGATTCACGCTGTTTCGCCTGCGAAAGAGGTGATCACGATTTCCGGAAATGCAAATACAATAATTCCGTGTGCAAGCTTTGCGATAAGAAGGGACACCTTGCCAAGGTGTGTCCCACTAAGGAGTCGGAACAACCAAAGGAGAAGAAGAAGCCGTATGGGCAGAAGCGAGGCCCCAGGATCAGCCATTTGTGGATCAACAAGTTGGAACCAACAAGTGGAAGTGTTATGGTTGGTATCAGTGTCAACGGATGTCCTGTACGCTTTGAGGTGGATACCGGGAGCCCGGTGAACGCCATATCGAAGGACCTGTATGACCATTTGTTTTCTGTGATACCGTTGAACACCGATTTGAGAGAGGAATTCGTCTGTTACAACGGGTCTGGTTTCCGTGCGGTTGACACATTTGAAGCAGAGCTGCGGTACAAAGAGCACATGTCCAAAGAAAAGCTCTACGTTTTCGAGGGAACGAGGCAGCCACTGTTCGGACGGCCAACAATGTGCCGTTGGAATTTGAAGATCGATTGCCACATCTCGGAGAAGAAGGTTGACTGCAAGCAGTAG